The following proteins are co-located in the Pseudomonas fluorescens genome:
- a CDS encoding TetR/AcrR family transcriptional regulator, with translation MGNHKIGIRRVNVEKILLAAEKIFAEKGYGSTAMADIAEEVQLPRSNLHYYFTTKSELYSAVLFDLLELWKQDALSFETFDDPRVVLSSYIRAKMQRSRTRPYGSKVWANEIIHGAPTLGEALDESLYDWAKMKEAKIRQWVEDKRILPVEPSSLLYMIWASTQHYADFDHQVKILNDHQPLSDMQFEKAIQTVTGVILRGIGLEP, from the coding sequence ATGGGCAATCACAAGATCGGCATTCGTCGGGTCAACGTCGAAAAAATTCTGCTGGCAGCGGAGAAAATCTTCGCTGAGAAAGGCTATGGCAGCACCGCCATGGCTGACATCGCCGAAGAAGTGCAGTTGCCGCGCTCCAACCTGCATTACTACTTCACCACCAAGAGCGAGCTGTACAGCGCGGTGCTGTTCGACCTGCTGGAGTTGTGGAAGCAGGATGCCCTGAGCTTCGAAACCTTCGATGACCCACGGGTGGTGCTCAGCAGCTACATCCGCGCCAAGATGCAGCGCTCGCGCACGCGGCCGTATGGCTCGAAAGTCTGGGCCAATGAAATCATCCACGGCGCGCCGACACTGGGTGAGGCGCTGGACGAAAGCCTGTACGACTGGGCCAAGATGAAGGAAGCGAAAATTCGCCAATGGGTGGAGGACAAACGCATTCTGCCAGTGGAGCCGTCGAGCCTGCTGTATATGATTTGGGCGTCGACCCAGCACTATGCGGACTTTGATCACCAGGTGAAGATTTTGAATGATCACCAGCCGTTGTCGGATATGCAGTTTGAGAAGGCAATCCAGACGGTGACGGGGGTGATTTTGCGGGGGATTGGGTTGGAGCCTTAA
- a CDS encoding sensor domain-containing diguanylate cyclase, producing the protein MAVDLQALYPKLIHLMLDTVFVVDSDNLIVFVSDACEALLGYRADELTGTLITDYMHPEDLARTRASIMRVMNGKPHVDFRNRYIRKDGNAVHILWAAFWSEEVGARIGVARDVTALTQAEEELRFLAHHDPLTALTNRSLFNAGLDSALQAAQRHNTTLALLFLDVNDFKGINDGHGHAVGDRLLCVIARRLERCVRESDLVARMGGDEFTVLLTDMQSQEAVYGIVAQILAVMAEPLGAEFYGVKMPSCSVGVAFYPADGEDADTLLSHADSDMYRIKRQRITVK; encoded by the coding sequence ATGGCCGTTGACCTGCAAGCCCTCTATCCAAAATTGATACACCTGATGCTGGACACGGTGTTCGTGGTCGACAGCGACAACCTGATCGTCTTTGTGAGTGATGCCTGTGAAGCGCTGCTCGGTTACCGCGCCGACGAGCTGACCGGCACACTCATCACCGACTACATGCACCCGGAGGACCTGGCGCGCACGCGGGCCTCAATCATGCGGGTGATGAATGGCAAGCCTCACGTCGATTTCCGCAACCGCTATATCCGCAAGGATGGCAACGCCGTACACATCCTGTGGGCGGCGTTCTGGTCCGAAGAGGTCGGTGCGCGGATCGGCGTTGCCAGGGACGTAACCGCCCTCACCCAGGCCGAGGAAGAATTACGTTTCCTCGCCCATCATGATCCGCTGACGGCCCTCACCAACCGCTCGCTGTTCAACGCCGGGCTGGATTCGGCCCTGCAAGCCGCACAGCGCCACAACACGACGCTGGCGTTGCTGTTTCTGGACGTTAATGACTTTAAGGGCATCAACGATGGGCATGGGCATGCCGTGGGCGATCGGCTGCTCTGCGTGATCGCCCGCCGGCTGGAGCGCTGTGTGCGCGAGAGCGACCTGGTGGCTCGGATGGGCGGCGATGAATTCACCGTGCTGCTGACGGATATGCAGTCGCAGGAAGCGGTGTACGGGATAGTGGCGCAAATACTCGCGGTCATGGCCGAACCGTTGGGCGCCGAGTTTTACGGGGTCAAAATGCCGTCTTGCAGCGTGGGCGTGGCGTTTTATCCCGCGGACGGTGAGGACGCCGACACGCTGCTGAGCCACGCCGACAGTGATATGTACCGGATAAAACGGCAGCGAATTACAGTTAAGTGA
- a CDS encoding GNAT family N-acetyltransferase — protein sequence MTIRPRVAADDTVLGALWERSVRATHDFLPEDDIQRLLPLVRDTYLPMPALDVWVFEDSQGLAGFIATGGHNVEMLFIDPDRRGQGIGRQLLEHARARHDTLTVDVNEQNPQAVGFYLHYGFIQVARSPLDGEGKPFPLLHMALPKPSTEGTEQC from the coding sequence ATGACTATTCGACCTCGTGTGGCCGCCGACGACACAGTGCTGGGAGCGCTGTGGGAGCGCTCGGTACGGGCCACCCATGACTTCCTCCCCGAGGATGACATCCAGCGTTTGCTGCCCCTGGTCCGTGACACCTACCTGCCGATGCCCGCACTTGATGTATGGGTGTTCGAAGACAGTCAAGGCCTCGCCGGTTTTATCGCCACCGGCGGGCATAACGTGGAAATGCTGTTTATCGACCCCGACCGCCGTGGCCAGGGTATTGGCCGGCAATTGCTCGAGCATGCCCGCGCACGCCATGACACGCTCACGGTCGATGTTAATGAACAAAACCCGCAAGCCGTGGGTTTCTACCTGCACTATGGTTTTATCCAGGTCGCGCGCTCGCCGCTGGATGGCGAAGGCAAACCCTTTCCCCTGCTGCATATGGCATTACCAAAGCCCTCCACTGAAGGTACTGAACAATGTTGA
- the copC gene encoding copper homeostasis periplasmic binding protein CopC: MLIKKALTTVTLLASLLGASAAFAHAHLKSQTPAADSTVAAPADVRLTFSEGVEATFTKVSLSKDGTEVAIKGLETPDADKKTLVVTPAAPLAPGTYKVVWNAVSVDTHKSNGEYSFKVGQ; this comes from the coding sequence ATGTTGATCAAGAAAGCCCTGACCACCGTCACCCTGCTCGCTTCTCTGCTGGGCGCCTCGGCGGCATTTGCCCATGCCCACCTGAAAAGCCAAACACCCGCCGCCGACAGCACTGTCGCAGCGCCCGCTGACGTGCGCCTGACCTTCAGCGAAGGCGTCGAAGCGACCTTCACCAAGGTGTCGCTGAGCAAGGACGGCACCGAAGTTGCGATCAAAGGCCTGGAAACGCCGGACGCCGACAAGAAAACCCTGGTGGTCACGCCAGCCGCACCGCTGGCTCCCGGCACCTACAAAGTGGTGTGGAACGCCGTGTCGGTCGACACCCACAAGAGCAACGGTGAATACAGCTTCAAGGTCGGCCAATAA
- the copD gene encoding copper homeostasis membrane protein CopD, which yields MATLLVLCRFLHFIVVLLMFGACVFRPWLLGAEPQPTLDRQLLRIHRALAGLGLGSGVAWLLLITASMAGSWEAALQPATVQLVLGKTFFGQAWVWHLLLNLLLVIVLIKPWPLLRLPLSALLLATLAPVGHGAMLNGLSGQLLILNQVVHLVCVGAWLGGLLLLVLILRQSPTHALQAILKRFSGVGYGLVAGLLVTGLINVRVLTGQLWPTPLFNGFALILLIKVLLVLGMLALALLNRLRIEHGEQRLGSLKASVMLEWLLGVCAVAAVSLLGTLPPMVMAG from the coding sequence ATGGCGACCCTGCTGGTGCTGTGTCGCTTCCTGCATTTCATCGTCGTGCTGTTGATGTTCGGGGCCTGCGTGTTCAGGCCCTGGCTCTTGGGCGCTGAACCGCAGCCGACACTGGACCGGCAACTGCTGCGCATCCACCGTGCCTTGGCAGGCCTGGGGCTGGGCTCCGGGGTGGCCTGGTTGCTGTTAATCACCGCCAGCATGGCCGGCAGTTGGGAGGCGGCCCTGCAACCGGCAACCGTGCAATTGGTGCTGGGCAAAACCTTTTTCGGCCAGGCGTGGGTCTGGCATTTATTGCTCAACCTGCTGCTGGTCATCGTGCTGATCAAACCCTGGCCGCTGTTGCGCCTGCCGTTGAGCGCACTGCTGCTGGCGACGCTGGCGCCCGTTGGCCATGGCGCCATGCTCAATGGGCTGAGCGGGCAATTGCTGATTCTGAATCAGGTGGTGCACCTGGTATGCGTCGGTGCCTGGCTCGGTGGGCTGTTGTTGCTGGTGTTGATCCTCAGGCAGTCTCCGACGCACGCGCTGCAAGCCATCCTCAAACGCTTCAGCGGCGTGGGTTACGGCCTGGTCGCCGGCCTGCTGGTGACGGGTTTGATCAATGTGCGCGTGCTGACCGGGCAGCTATGGCCCACGCCGTTGTTCAACGGCTTTGCGCTGATTCTGTTGATCAAAGTGCTGCTGGTGCTGGGCATGTTGGCGCTGGCGCTGCTGAACCGACTACGCATCGAGCATGGCGAGCAACGGCTGGGCAGCCTGAAAGCCAGCGTGATGCTGGAATGGCTGTTAGGCGTTTGTGCAGTCGCCGCTGTTTCCCTCCTTGGCACCCTTCCTCCGATGGTGATGGCCGGCTGA
- a CDS encoding OprD family porin yields the protein MSQFARPFSSRLGLIGFSSLAVTLPLNAQADGFIDDATATLNLRNAYFNRNFTNPTYPQAKAEEWTQNFILDAKSGFTQGTVGFGLDVLGLYSQKLDGGKGTGGTQLLPIGRDGRPADNFGRLGVALKTRLSKTELKVGEWMPVLPILRSDDGRSLPQTFRGGQVTSNEIAGLTLYGGQFRGNSPRNDASMEDMFMNGKAAFTSNRFNFAGGEYSFNNKRTQVGVWYAELSDIYQQQFFNLTHSQPIGDWTLGANLGYFNGKEDGSALAGDLNNKTLSALLSARYNGNTFYVGVQKLTGDSLWMRVNGTSGGTLANDSYNSSYDNAREKSWQVRHDFNFVVLGIPGLTMMNRYISGSNVHSGAITDGKEWGRESELAYTVQSGALKNLNVRWRNSTLRRDFSNNEFDENRLFISYPISLL from the coding sequence GTGAGTCAATTCGCCCGCCCTTTCTCTTCGCGTCTCGGTCTTATCGGCTTCAGCAGCCTGGCAGTCACCCTGCCCCTCAACGCCCAGGCCGACGGTTTTATCGATGACGCCACGGCCACACTTAACCTGCGCAACGCCTACTTCAACCGTAACTTCACCAACCCGACCTATCCTCAGGCCAAGGCAGAAGAGTGGACACAGAACTTCATCCTCGATGCAAAATCCGGCTTCACCCAAGGCACCGTCGGTTTCGGGCTTGATGTGTTGGGCCTGTATTCGCAGAAGCTCGATGGCGGTAAAGGCACCGGGGGCACGCAACTGTTACCTATCGGCCGTGACGGGCGCCCCGCCGACAATTTCGGACGCCTGGGCGTGGCGCTGAAAACCAGACTGTCGAAGACCGAATTGAAAGTCGGCGAATGGATGCCGGTGCTGCCGATCTTGCGCTCCGATGATGGCCGGTCCCTGCCCCAGACCTTTCGCGGGGGCCAGGTTACCTCCAATGAAATCGCCGGGCTGACCCTTTATGGCGGGCAGTTTCGCGGTAACAGCCCGCGTAACGATGCGAGCATGGAAGACATGTTCATGAACGGCAAAGCCGCGTTCACCTCCAACCGTTTCAATTTTGCCGGCGGCGAATACAGCTTCAACAACAAACGCACCCAAGTCGGCGTGTGGTACGCCGAACTGAGCGATATCTACCAGCAACAGTTTTTCAACCTGACGCACAGCCAGCCCATAGGCGACTGGACCCTGGGCGCCAACCTCGGTTACTTCAATGGCAAGGAAGACGGCAGCGCCCTGGCCGGTGACCTGAACAACAAGACCCTCTCCGCCTTGCTCTCGGCCCGATACAACGGCAACACCTTCTACGTGGGCGTGCAGAAACTGACCGGTGACAGCCTGTGGATGAGGGTTAATGGCACCAGCGGCGGCACCCTGGCCAACGACAGCTACAACTCCAGCTATGACAACGCCAGGGAAAAATCCTGGCAGGTGCGCCATGACTTCAACTTCGTGGTGCTCGGTATTCCCGGGCTGACCATGATGAACCGCTATATCAGCGGCAGTAACGTACACAGCGGCGCGATCACGGATGGCAAGGAATGGGGGCGCGAATCGGAACTGGCCTACACCGTGCAGAGCGGTGCGTTGAAGAACCTGAACGTGCGCTGGAGGAACTCGACCCTGCGTCGGGATTTCAGCAACAATGAATTCGATGAAAATCGGCTCTTTATCAGCTACCCGATTTCCTTGTTGTAA